In one Lolium rigidum isolate FL_2022 chromosome 3, APGP_CSIRO_Lrig_0.1, whole genome shotgun sequence genomic region, the following are encoded:
- the LOC124699191 gene encoding cation/calcium exchanger 1-like, with the protein MVVLFYLLGDTASEYFCAPVEGLSAVLRLPSAVAGVTLLSLGNGAPDFFASVVSFATNSALGGALFVSTRGGRGRHAAEPSWSCAGSCVTSASSWACSPPARSRSSRLSSPSTPPSPPHPDSLHIL; encoded by the coding sequence ATGGTGGTGCTCTTCTACCTCCTCGGCGACACCGCGTCCGAGTATTTCTGCGCCCCCGTCGAGGGCCTCTCCGCCGTGCTGCGCCTCCCCTCTGCCGTGGCCGGGGTCACGCTCCTCTCGCTCGGCAACGGTGCACCGGACTTCTTCGCCAGCGTCGTCTCCTTCGCCACCAACAGCGCGCTCGGCGGCGCACTCTTCGTGTCCACCAGGGGCGGCCGAGGTCGTCACGCGGCGGAGCCGTCGTGGAGCTGCGCAGGTTCGTGCGTCACCTCTGCTTCCTCGTGGGCGTGCTCGCCACCGGCACGATCACGGTCGTCGCGTCTTTCGTCTCCCTCTACGCCGCCTAGTCCTCCTCATCCGGATTCTCTTCACATACTGTAG